One Hypomesus transpacificus isolate Combined female chromosome 16, fHypTra1, whole genome shotgun sequence genomic window carries:
- the ncl gene encoding nucleolin: MVKLAKAAKKQANPKKKAPPPPKEVEEDSSEEESEEEEVAPPPKAVKKAAAKAKPTPVKAAKNGKAAKKAESEDDESDGDSEEESEEEAPPAKKTPAKATPAKAAPAKAAEESDDEEEDDDEDDESEEEEKAPAPKKATPAKPAVKVTPAKEESDDEEDDDEDSEEEMDTAPAPPAAKAKKAGMVKAKEESEEDDEDDDEEDDEDDDEEEEDAPVTPAKRKAENKETPPAKKAKSDGEGGFCLFVGNLNGESKDFDEIKEALGAFFSKKNLDVQEVRLGASRKFGYVDFATEEDLQKAIELSGKKFMGQELKLDRARSKESSQEGKKERDARTLFVKNLPFSATADDLKEVFENAVDIRLPPGQNGSNRGIAYVEFKTEAVADKMLEEAQGAEVQGRSIIVDYTGDKSQKGGGRPAAAPGAASKTLVVNNLSYNATEDSLQSLFEKAVAVRVPQNNGRPKGFAFVEFESAEEAKEAMDTLNGSEIEGRAIRLEYSQNSGGKQDGGRGGSGPTKTLFVRGLNEDTTDGTLRDSFDGAVAARIVTDRDTGSSKGFGFVDFDNEQDCKTAKEAMEDGEIDGNKVTLDYAKPKGEGGFRGGRGGGGFGGGGFGGRGGGRGGRGGFGRGGGGGGGFRGGRGGNRGGGRGFGGGRGGGGGFGGKPQGKKIKFDD; this comes from the exons ATGGTTAAATTAGCGAAG GCAGCGAAGAAACAGGCAAATCCCAAAAAGAAGGCCCCACCGCCACCAAAGGAAGTTGAAGAGGACTCAAGCgaagaggagagtgaggaggaggaagtg GCCCCTCCTCCCAAGGCAGTCAAGAAGGCGGCAGCTAAAGCCAAGCCCACCCCTGTCAAAGCTGCCAAAAACGGAAAAGCCGCAAAGAAAGCGGAGAGCGAAGATGATGAAAGCGATGGCGATTCAG AGGAAGAATCCGAAGAGGAAGCTCCCCCTGCCAAAAAGACCCCCGCCAAGGCAACCCCTGCTAAGGCAGCACCCGCCAAAGCCGCGGAAGAGTCCGAcgatgaagaggaggacgacGATGAAGACG ATGAatcagaagaggaggagaaggccccCGCTCCTAAAAAAGCCACTCCTGCTAAACCTGCTGTGAAAGTAACTCCCGCCAAGGAGGAGTCCGACGACGAAGAGGACGACGATGAGG ATTCCGAAGAAGAGATGGACACTGCCCCTGCTCCGCCAGCTGCAAAGGCCAAGAAGGCTGGCATGGTGAAAGCTAAGGAGGAGTCAGAGGAGGACGATGAGGATGACGAcgaagaggatgatgaggatgacgacgaggaggaagagg ATGCCCCAGTCACCCCTGCAAAGAGGAAGGCCGAGAACAAGGAGACCCCACCCGCAAAAAAGGCCAAATCTGATGGCGAAG GGGGCTTCTGTCTGTTCGTCGGAAACTTGAATGGCGAAAGCAAAGATTTCGACGAGATCAAAGAGGCCCTCGGTGCCTTCTTCTCCAAGAAGAACCTGGATGTTCAGGAGGTCCGTCTGGGAGCGTCAAG GAAATTTGGATATGTCGACTTTGCCACTGAAGAGGACCTGCAGAAAGCCATTGAGTTGAGCGGCAAGAAATTCATGGGGCAGGAGCTGAAACTGGACAGGGCCCGCAGCAAAGAGAGCTCCCAGGAGGGGAAAAAAG AGAGGGATGCGCGGACGCTGTTCGTCAAAAACCTCCCGTTTTCAGCTACGGCCGACGACCTCAAAGAAGTGTTTGAAAACGCAGTGGATATCAGATTACCTCCTGGACAGAATGGCTCCAACAGAGG CATTGCCTACGTGGAGTTCAAGACGGAAGCCGTTGCCGACAAGATGCTTGAGGAGGCCCAGGGAGCGGAAGTGCAGGGGCGCTCCATCATCGTGGACTACACAGGAGACAAGAGCCAGAAGGGGGGAGGCAGACCTGCGG CTGCTCCAGGAGCTGCCAGCAAGACCCTGGTGGTGAACAACCTGTCCTACAACGCAACAGAAGACTCCCTCCAAAGTCTGTTTGAGAAGGCAGTTGCCGTCAGAGTACCACAGAACAACGGCAGGCCCAAAGG GTTTGCCTTTGTGGAGTTTGAAAGCGCAGAGGAAGCCAAGGAGGCCATGGACACTCTGAACGGCTCTGAGATCGAAGGCAGGGCAATCCGGCTGGAGTACAGCCAGAACAGCGGAGGCAAGCAGGACGGAGGCAGGGGGGGCTCAG GCCCCACAAAAACACTGTTTGTCCGAGGCCTCAACGAGGACACCACAGACGGCACACTCAGGGACTCGTTCGACGGTGCAGTCGCCGCCAGGATAGTCACAGACCGCGACACAGGCTCGTCTAAAGG CTTTGGCTTTGTGGACTTCGACAACGAGCAGGACTGCAAGACCGCCAAAGAAGCCATGGAGGACGGTGAGATCGACGGCAACAAGGTGACCCTGGACTACGCCAAGCCCAAGGGCGAGGGAGGCTTCCGAGGAGGCCGCGGAGGTGGTGGTTTCGGCGGCGGCGGTTTCGGCGGCCGCGGGGGAGGAAGAGGCGGCCGGGGCGGGTTTGGCCGGGGCGGCGGCGGTGGTGGAGGATTCAGGGGCGGAAGAGGCGGCAACCGAGGGGGTggacgcggctttggcg GTGGccgaggtggtggtggtggtttcgGAGGAAAGCCCCAGGGCAAGAAAATCAAGTTTGATGACTAA
- the nppc gene encoding C-type natriuretic peptide yields the protein MNFLHLVACGLIITLLSVKTGAKPLTQAQQKSLRSLLGEELAEFLESDEQERRLETVRSRVRLLRDLRMDTRAKGMWARLLNDQPSGRRHKQSTKKGGAGSRNGSGCFGHKMDRIGTISGMGC from the exons ATGAACTTCTTGCATTTGGTGGCTTGTGGACTTATTATCACCTTGCTGTCAGTTAAGACTGGGGCAAAACCTTTAACACAGGCGCAACAGAAG TCTCTTAGAAGTTTGCTGGGGGAAGAGTTGGCGGAGTTTCTGGAGTCGGATgaacaggagaggaggctggagactgTCCGTTCTCGAGTACGCTTGCTTCGAGATCTGCGCATGGACACTCGCGCCAAGGGGATGTGGGCGCGCCTGCTGAACGACCAGCCAAGCGGGCGGAGACACAAACAGAGCACCAAGAAAGGAGGGGCCGGGTCCCGGAACGGGAGTGGATGCTTCGGACACAAGATGGACAGAATAGGCACCATTAGCGGCATGGGCTGTTAG
- the b3gnt7 gene encoding UDP-GlcNAc:betaGal beta-1,3-N-acetylglucosaminyltransferase 7, protein MKMMNSKNRWRVYKRVFVMFFLAGVTLTVVQRGSVGSGAPFQIERQTRMEASSGEEGVLQRKQGFNFWRTNKSQPKPQAHTTTREPNTIQDHSTRTWDVFSANCSANLNFSNQEWFTGLEDNFKQFMLYRHCRFFPILINHPEKCAGGETFILMVIKSIATQHDRREVIRKTWGKERTVDGKRVKTLFLLGTPSNEVEKANHQKLVEYEDYIYGDILQWDFMDSFFNLTLKETHFLKWFNTYCPNVRYIFKGDDDVFVSMENILEFLESSGDVKNLFVGDVLFKAKPIRKKDNKYYIPQALYNKTHYPPYAGGGGFLMDGPLARRLYWASDTLELYPIDDVYLGMCLEVLQVTPIKHNAFKTFGLVKNKNSKLNREPCFFKSMIVVHKLLPPDLMNMWKLVNSELVCSQKVEIL, encoded by the exons ATGAAAAT GATGAACTCCAAAAACAGATGGAGGGTGTACAAGAGGGTATTTGTGATGTTCTTCCTAGCTGGGGTGACACTCACAGTGGTCCAGAGAGGGAGCGTTGGCTCTGGGGCTCCCTTTCAAATAGAGAGGCAGACTCGCATGGAGGCCTCCAGTGGAGAAGAAGGAGTTCTGCAGCGAAAACAGGGCTTCAACTTCTGGAGGACTAACAAATCTCAGCCTAAGCCTCAAGCCCACACCACCACAAGGGAACCCAACACAATCCAGGACCATAGTACCAGAACCTGGGATGTGTTCAGTGCCAACTGCAGCGCCAACCTCAACTTCTCAAACCAGGAGTGGTTCACGGGCCTCGAAGACAACTTCAAGCAGTTCATGTTATACCGACACTGCCGCTTCTTCCCCATACTTATCAACCACCCGGAGAAGTGTGCCGGGGGAGAGaccttcatcctcatggtcattaAGTCAATTGCCACCCAGCATGACCGCCGTGAGGTCATCCGAAAGACGTGGGGCAAGGAGCGAACTGTAGACGGTAAGCGCGTGAAGACACTCTTCCTCCTGGGAACTCCCTCCAACGAGGTGGAGAAGGCAAACCACCAGAAGCTGGTGGAGTACGAGGACTACATATACGGAGACATCCTCCAGTGGGACTTCATGGACAGCTTTTTCAACCTGACTCTCAAGGAGACCCACTTCCTCAAGTGGTTCAACACCTACTGCCCCAACGTGCGCTACATCTTCAAGGGGGACGACGACGTCTTTGTCAGCATGGAAAACATTTTGGAGTTCCTGGAGAGCAGCGGCGATGTCAAGAACTTGTTTGTAGGAGACGTGCTCTTCAAGGCCAAGCCCATTCGCAAAAAGGATAACAAGTACTACATCCCACAGGCACTGTACAACAAGACCCACTACCCTCCATACGCTGGCGGAGGGGGCTTCCTTATGGACGGCCCACTAGCCAGGAGGCTCTACTGGGCTTCCGATACACTGGAGCTGTACCCCATTGACGACGTGTATCTGGGCATGTGTCTGGAGGTGTTGCAGGTCACCCCTATCAAACACAACGCTTTTAAGACATTCGGCCTGGTGAAGAACAAGAACAGCAAGCTAAACAGGGAGCCCTGCTTCTTCAAGAGCATGATCGTAGTGCACAAACTGCTCCCACCCGACCTTATGAACATGTGGAAACTGGTAAACAGTGAACTGGTGTGCTCACAGAAAGTGGAGATCTTATAG